The genome window ACACGCGGCCACACTGCAGGGTTCTTAGCATGACCCCTGGTTAACACAGATGCTGCTGCAGTGAACGTTGGTAAACGCAGTCTCTGCATCCCTGTGGGGCTGTTTTTGTGGGACCAAAATCCTAGAAGTAGAAATGATGGTCAAGGGTTTGAATCGCTGCAGTGGCTTCAGAACTGCTGTCCTGTTGCTCTCCCACCAACGAAGCCCGCACTCCTTTCATTTCAGCCCAAATTAGTCACTCCCAGTGAGTTTTCTGCTGCCGGGTGACTGTGAGTTGGAGTCAGTTCTGTGTTGGAAGAGCTGTCTGTGTTCTGCAGCTTGCCTGTTTGTGTTCTTTGCCCGTTTTCCCGTTaagatattcttcttttttttttgatgtgtaTGAGCTCAAAATGTCATGAATACTAACCGTTTGTCTtttatatgtattgcaaatatttttctactgttatttgtcttttagctatgttttttctttcttgtacaaatgtgtctttttctgattgtaaaagtAATATGTGGTTTGTTTTAGCATAGAAAACctggaaaataccaaaaacaaaaagagcacAAAGCCAAAGAAATAAACGTTGCCAACCGCCTCACCTGGAGACGCATGCTTCCTGCTCTTCATTGTGTCATGTTGAGTCTCTTGTGTGCgtctgctgtttttatttttttaaacaatattgcGTCACTTGTCACAAAGGTGGTTCTGTATGCTGATTTTTTCGCTTAACATTCATGATGCGAAAATACAGAATACACTAAAATGATGATGTGGTTGTCTCTGGGTGGTGGTATTTGGGggtacttttcatttattttcttcttcctgttgatTTGCATCTTCTGATTTTCCGCAGAGCTCACGTACTGCGTATGTAATCAAATGGTAGATTCTAAGAATTGCCATATGTTATAGAATGAGTGGGCGAGGGAACCCTGCTTTCCAACTTAGCTCAGGTGGTGGGACCGTGGGGCCCATTGTGGAAGGGGGTGCGAGCCCCTCCTTGAGCACAGAGCTCTGCTCCTCGGTGCagctctgcccctcccaccccacagtTCCTGGCCCCATTCTCAGTGGGGCGGCCGGAGTGCTCACCCCCTCAGAGGCGAGGAGGCTGAGGTTCCCTGGACTCTGAGTGGTCGTGCAGTGATGGCCTGGGACCCGAAAGTGTGAGTTTGGGAGCCCATCGGTgtgcccccttccccagccctgtgtCCCTGTGGGAGTAGGGGCTCGTCTCTGAAGATCCTCCACATCGAGGGACAGTCTGGAGCCTCCTCACACGCAggtccccagagcccaggctaTTCAGGCCCCAGCTTTGCGTGGCCCTTGGCCAAGCACAGCCTTCGTCCCATGTCCAGGATGTTCTTAAAGTCTGACTTGGGTTCACCTGGAGAACTTTTAGGCCCCAGAGTGCAATGGGCTGGGGTGCCCGTTGGGGAGGTGGTTTGTCATTGGGGTACTATGTGGATATGGGTGACAGACTAGGGCCATGGGTGGCAGTGCAGTCAGCCCTCCTCCTGCAGGGTGGGGCTGTTATCACCACTCTGCAGACGGGCTCCTGCCTCCCATCCAGctgtcccttccctccctgggctTTGGGTACCCCGTCTGTCCAAAGAGAATATCAATCCCTGCCTGCTTTCCTCCCAGGGTCCCTAAGGCTAAGTGAGACTGTGGACTTGCTGGGGCTTTGGGACATAGGGAACAGAGATGAGGTGGGACAGCAGTGTGGCACTCGCTGGAGGAGGAGCATGCGCCAGCATTGGCGATAGCACAGCAGTCAGGCAGCAGGTTgtcaaagacacagagaaaacctCCTACCCCTTGTCCTTGCAGTTCTTCTCCTAAAAGCTTAGCCTAAGCAGAGCATTGCGGTTCAGAAACAACCACGGCAGCCTGCAGGGGCTCTGGTGCCCTCGGATGCTGAGGCACGTGGATCATGTGGACGTGGCCGAGGCCCCAGGCCCTCACAGTGGCCAGAGTATGCTTTGGGGGTGAGCTTTAGCCACTCCCCTCTCCGTGATCTCCGCCAGTCTGCCCTCCCCAGATGAGATGCAACAGGAAAGGCAGCGTTTCTGCAAGGGCAGATCCCGGTCAAAGCCCCTTGCCTAAGGCCCCTATGTGGACAAATGCCACTGAGTCTTATGGCTCTAGTTTTGTGAAAAAACTGCGTTCATCTGCATGAACAAAGGGACAAGATCTGGAATGAAGCAGTTCCCAAAGGGATTCGCGACTCGGGGTGGGAGGGACTGGTTCACAGCCCCCTTGGCCTGGATGGACTTGTGTTTCTATGGTGATGAGAGTGAGCAGAGAGCACCCTGCACTTGGTGAGGTGGGGGATGTGAACCTTGTCCGAGGCCCCTGGATCTCTGGAAACAGCCTGAGCGGTACCCTGCGCCGCCTCCACTCCCCGACCTTCTCCCAgttgtctcccctccccctggcccCCTGGATTCCACTGTGGCGGGTGGTGACAGCAGGGTGAGCCAGGGCTCTTAGGCTGTCCCTGGCCGTGGCTCTCTGAGGCTCCAGGGGGCCATGGTAGGCTGGCTGTCCACACAGGCCTCAGCCACAGGTCCTTTTCTTCTCCTGGGGCATCTCGAGGGCTGTGGGGTGCCGGGCTGCCCCAGGGGCCAGGGGCGCTGCCGGCCAAGTTGGGAAGGTAGCCCCAGAGAGGGACCCTCAGCAGGTCTTTGCAGGAGTCCAGctggctgccttctcccctcccccagacctctctgccttctctgttgCCCCTGCCATTGCCCCCATGGGCTGTGCTGCCCTGGCCTGATGGTTCTATTTCTGGCTCTTTCAGACGAGCCAAACTCAGGCTCTACCTGGAGCAGCTCAAGCAGCTGGTGCCCCTGGGCCCTGACAGCACCCGCCACACCACACTGAGCCTCCTGAAGCGCGCCAGGATGCACATCAAGGTGAGCAGGGCCACATCCCTAGCCACTGCCCTGGCCACCTCCCTCGGCTGACTCCAGCCTATCCCCATGTGCCCTGGGGGAGTGACCAGAGGGCCCAAGGATGGGGTGGGAGCTGCCCAGCAGGTGCACATCAGGCGCCTAGGCTCTCTGGTGATTGGGGTGTGTGCAGCAGCGGGAGCTGCTGAGGGTTGAAGAGGTCACGGGTGCATGTTGGGGTTTGTTGGTcggtggtgggggtgggatgtAGCGGTgccaggctgggggaggtggaAAGGGGTGACAGCTCGCCCTCTGCGGCCCTGGGCTCTGAAGGGGCAGCAGCTGAGAGGAGAAgtggggccaggaggggagggggttCCTTCGATGCTATTGTTGTGAGGCCGACAGGAATTAAGTGGCCTAGTGGTGGGGGGATCttctggggtggagggtgggggttggTCTCTAGGGGCTGGCAGTGGGGTATGGGCTGAGTGAAATGTTGCCCGGGGCAGGTCCCcaaggcctttggactcagatcTGCTAGTTTTGGGGTCTTGGGATACTTGGGCCACCCAGGGCGGTTCTCAACCCCTTCACAGGGTCCCTTGCAGGGCCCCCTGAGCCTGCACAGGCATGGGTACTCCCAGGCAGGATGGGAGGAGCTTAGAGAGATGCACAGCCTGTGCCCTGGGGCCCTCACAGAGCAGACAGCGTCTTAGCACACAGGAAGGTGTGGAGAAGGCGAGAGGGCAGGGTGAGGTGCTGCAGGCACAGGCTGGGTGAGGCCGGAGTGTGCAGGAACGAGCCACTATGGGCAGCGCTGTCCTCCAGGAGGAGGTAccagcccagggctgggtggCGCTGTCCCAGGGTTTCAGGCCCACACATTACTTGGCCAAGCTGGCTGGTGACTGTGGGCCTTTTGGAGCTGGTCAGCAGATACAGAGCACAGGGCTGAGAGGTGGCACCAGTGTGACCACCTTTTGGGGGTAAGAAGCGGGTGCATCAGGCTTTTGGGGCTCACGCCATGTGGGGGATGGGAAAGGTGCCCTGCCCAGGCCTCTGTGCCCCAGTACCTGGTCCCTGTGTTGGGGAGGGCCTGACCGCCAGGCTCACAGCTCCCCCTACCCCCAGAAACTGGAGGAGCAGGACCGCCGGGCGCTGAGCATCAAGGAGCAGCTGCAGCGGGAGCACCGCTTCCTGAAGCGGCGCCTGGAGCAGCTATCGGTGCAGAGCCTGGAGCGCGTGCGCACAGACAGCACAGGCTCTGCAGTCTCCACAGACGACTCGGAGCAAGGTGGGGACATGGGGGCAGCCCTCACCAGTCCTTTGGGCACATACTTCATCCAGCCACTAGGTGGGAAGCtaggagggtggggctggccagggaggtggcctggggaaggggtggggatggCAGCAGTGGGTAGCAGATGCCCATGGGACAGTGTGTCCCTGGCACTGTCCAAGTACCCTGCGTACagtggcagaagtgatgggatgACGAGGGTGAGGCACAGAGACCAGGTCATGTGCCCCTGTGAAGGTCAGAACCTGGCTCAGGCTGGGCAGTGTGCTTTGGGGTCTGTGTTCATAACAGATCTGCAGACTAGGAACCCTGTCTTTCCCTGCACCCCAGCAACAGGCTCTGACTTTGAAAGGAGCCCTGGCTTGCACCCTCACAGTGTTTGACCCCATCCCCTCTGTTCTGGGTCTCCCCAGAAGTGGACGTAGAGGGCATGGAGTTTGGCCCCGGCGAGCTGGACAGTGTTGGCAGCAGCAGTGACGTGGACGACCAGTACAGCCTGCAGAGTGGTGGCTGCAGTGACGGCAGCTACGGGCCCCCCTGCCGGCGGCCTGGTCGCCCCAGCCTCTCGTAGGCCTGGTGCCCTCTGCTCCTTGGcccgcctgcctgcctgcctggccaAGTGTGTCAACCCTCCAGTCCTCGCAAGCCTCTGCACAGGCCCACTGCTGTGCCATTCTGGAAGCTCCAGCTGCCACCTGGGCTGCCCGCCTCCGCCCGCCTGCCGGTCAGGGCCCGCCGCGCCGCCCGCCCCTCCCAGCTGGACAGGGACCCCTGCAGGGAGGCGGGGCCCAGCTCTCACATCCCGGAGCCCAGCGTAGCCGCCCACGGTCTGTTCTCAGATTCCTAATCATTCCAGAAGTATTAAATATCATTGCTGCAAACCTCGGCGGGCGCCGTGTGAGGGGCTTAATGACCACTGCGGGGAGCTCAGACCCCAACCCTGGATCCCAGGAccgaggaaggaaggaaggcgtGGCTctccgtccatccatctgtccatctatctgtCGGTCCACGTAGGCTCCTGAGGCATGGACAGAGGGATCCATGAAGGGCGGGACTCGGGTGAGCACCCTGGGACAGGTGGGCGGAGAGGGGCCCTTGCACCCCACTGGTGTCGGGAGCCAAGGCTGGATTCC of Equus quagga isolate Etosha38 chromosome 3, UCLA_HA_Equagga_1.0, whole genome shotgun sequence contains these proteins:
- the MXD4 gene encoding max dimerization protein 4, giving the protein MELNSLLILLEAAEYLERRDREAEHGYASVLPFDGDFARKKTKAAGLVRKAPNNRSSHNELEKHRRAKLRLYLEQLKQLVPLGPDSTRHTTLSLLKRARMHIKKLEEQDRRALSIKEQLQREHRFLKRRLEQLSVQSLERVRTDSTGSAVSTDDSEQEVDVEGMEFGPGELDSVGSSSDVDDQYSLQSGGCSDGSYGPPCRRPGRPSLS